The DNA sequence CCGTGACCTGGGACGGGAGGCGCTGGCCGAGTACCTGGCGCGCGCCGACCACACCCCCGACTGGCTGCGCGACGGGTTCACCGAGGAGGACCTGGCGGGCGGCGGCAGCGACCGCCTGGTGGACGCCCTGGTCGCCTGGGGCGGGGTCGAGCGGGTCGCGGCACGCCTGCGCGAGCACCACGAGGCGGGCGCCGACCACGTCGCCGTGCGGGTGGTCGGCGCCTCCGACGCCCGGCGGGCGCTGCGCGACATCGCCGCCGCGCTGGCCGACTAGCTCGCGGTGACCTCGACGCCGTTCCAGAACGCGACGTGGCCCTTGATGTTGGCCGCGGCCGCCTTGGGTTCCGGGTAGTACCAGGCGGCGTCGGGGTTCTCCGCGCCGTTGACGTGCAGCGTGTAGTAGCTCGCCGTGCCCTTCCAGGGGCAGACCGACGTGGTGTCCGACGGCCTGAAGTACTGGGTGTGCACGGACTCCGGGGGGAAGTAGTGGTTCCCCTCCACCATCTCGGTCTTCTCACTCTCGGCGATGATCTCGCCGTTCCACCGTGCGATCGCCATGACACCACTATGCCGTTGATCATCTTCGTCCGCCGGGTGGTGGCCGTAGGATGCTGCCGACACCGCGTTCCGGGCACCCGAGGAGGACCCACAGATGCCCATCGCAACCCCCGAGGTCTACGCCGAGATGCTCGACCGCGCGAAGGCGAACGAGTTCGCCTACCCCGCGATCAACGTCACCTCGTCCGAGACCCTCAACGCGGCCCTCCGTGGATTCGCGGAAGCCGAGAGCGACGGGATCATCCAGGTCTCGACCGGTGGTGCCGAGTTCGCCTCGGGCACCAAGGTCAAGGACATGGTGACCGGCGCGGTTGCGCTGGCGGAGTTCGCGCACGTGGTCGCCGAGAAGTACCCGGTGAACATCGCGCTGCACACCGACCACTGCCCGAAGGACAAGCTGGACGGCTACGTCCGGCCGCTCGTCGCGATCAGCCAGGAGCGGGTGGACCGCGGGCTCAACCCGCTGTTCCAGTCGCACATGTGGGACGGCTCGGCCGTGCCGCTGGACGAGAACCTGAAGATCGCCTCGGAGCTGCTCGACCTCACCGTCAAGGCGAAGATCATCCTCGAGATCGAGGTGGGCGTCGTCGGCGGCGAGGAGGACGGCGTCGCGCACGAGATCAACGAGAAGCTCTACACCTCGCCCGAGGACTACCTGAAGACGGTGGACGCCCTCGGCGCCGGTGAGAAGGGCCGCTACCTGGTCGCGGCGACGTTCGGCAACGTGCACGGCGTCTACAAGCCGGGCAACGTGAAGCTGCGCCCGGAGATCCTCAAGCAGGGTCAGGACGTGGTGGCCGAGAAGCTGGGCCTGCCGGCCGGCTCCAAGCCGTTCGACCTGGTCTTCCACGGCGGCTCCGGCTCGCTGCTGGAGGAGATCCACGAGGCCGTGACGTACGGCGTGATCAAGATGAACATCGACACGGACACGCAGTACGCGTTCACCCGGCCGATCGTGGGCCACATGTTCGCCAACTACGACGGCGTGCTGAAGGTGGACGGCGAGGTCGGCAACAAGAAGGCCTACGACCCGCGGTCCTACCTCAAGGCCGCCGAGCAGGGCATGGCCGCCCGCATCGCCCAGGCGTGCGAGCACCTGAAGTCGTCCGGCCGCATGATCGCCGGCTGACGGTCCCCCGCACGTCCGAACGGCCCCCTCCGGGTTTTCCGGAAGGGGGCCGTTCGCGCAGGTCCTACCGGCCGTACATGCGGCAGACGGCGGCGTGGAACAGGGCCTGCTCGACCGCGGTGTTCTCCGGGGCGAACCGCTCCATCCGGGTGGTGAGGACCGTGACGGTCCGCGTGCCGGTGCGGTCGGCGAAGGCGTGGGTGGAGTAGCCGGGCAGGCCGCCGGTGTGGCCCCAGACCGTGCCGCACGGGGTGCCGACCTCCATCACGCCGAGGCCGTAGCGGTCGGTCCCCGCGTCCTGCGGGACGGTCGCGAGCATGGCCCGCAGCTGCTCGCGCGGCAGCAGCCGGCCGGAGAGCAGGGCGGACTGGAAGCGCTGCCAGTCGCGGGCCGTGGACGTCATGCCGCCCGCCGCCCACGCGGGGCTGACGTCGATGCCGGTGACGTCCACGTGGTCGTGGTGCTCGGGGCCCGCGAACCCGAGGCCGGGCGGGGTGCCCGGCGGCAGGTGCGGCGCGAGGTGCTCGGCGTCCGGCTCGTAGCCGTGGGCGTGCCGGCCGGGGAACGTCGCGTCGGTGGGCAGGTGGGTGTCGGTGAGCCGCAGCGGGCCGGTGACGCGGCGCGCGACCAGCTCGCCGTAGGTCACGCCGGACGCGCTCTCCAGCACCATGCCGGCGAGCGTGTAGTTGGTGTTGCTGTAGTCCCAGCGCTCGCCGGGCGCGAACAGCGGCGGGTGCTCGACGGCGACGGCGACCAGCTCGGCGGGCCGCCACCGGCGCGGCTCCTGACCGGTGATCAGGCCGACCAGCCGCGGGTCGTCGAGGAAGTCGTACAGGCCGCTGGTCTGCTTGAGCAGCATCTCCACCGTGATGGCGCCGCCGTTCGGCACGACACCGGGCAGCCACCGCTCGACCGGGTCGGCCAGGGCCAGCCGGCCCTCGGCGACGAGCTGGAGCGCGATGGTCGCGGTCACCGTCTTGGTGTTGGACGCGACCCGGAACCGGTCGTCCGGGCGCAGGCGGTGGTCGCGGCGCGTCCAGGGCGCCTGGCTGGCGAACTCGGTGACGCGGCGGCCGTCGTCGACCCGGACGATCACGCCCGGCGCGCCCGCCGCGACGAGCTCCTCGGCCAGGTCGGTGAGGCGGTCGGTGGCGGACGCCGGGCCGGCCGCGGTGCCCACCAGCGCGGCGGCCAGGACGGCCGCGGTCGTGGTGCGCAGAAGTGTCCGCATGGGACTCCCCCCTCGGGATCGGGACTTGCCCGGTCAATCCTCGGGGGGAGCGGGGTCGAGCGGGATCAGGCGGTCACCAGTGATCGTCGGGGGGTCTGCCCCACCTTCACCCGGTCCACCACCAACCACAGCACGGCCAGCACGACGAACGTCGCCGCGGCGGACGGGTAGAGGATCGGCGGCGCGGCGTCCAGCTCCTGCTGCGCCCAGATGCCGCCGTAGCCCAGACCTGTGACGGCCGCCGAGCCGAGCACCGCGGCCAGCGGCGCGGGCAGCCCGCCCAGGTGCGCCGCGTCCACGGCCAGGCCGATGAGCAGCAGGAACACCGGCACGGTCGACAGCGGGAAGTCGGCGACGCCCAGCAGCGGCCAGATCAGCAGGCGGTAGGCGACGTAGCCGCCCGCCACCGCCGTCGCGGCCCACGGCGTGCCGATCGTGCGGCGGGCGAAGACCAGCACCAGGGCCGCCGCGACCAGGCCCCACACCGGGTACACCCAGTCGGCGATGGGCAGCGAGAACTGCACGATCGACTCGCGGTCGACCGGGCGGCCGATCTGGTCGGCGGCGAACTGCAGCAGGCTCGGCTCGGCGTACGGGTCGCCGCGGTCCCACGAGGCGATCTCCAGCACGCCGTACTCCTGGTGCTGGTTGGGGAACCACATGTTCTCCAGGAAGAAGAACCACAGCCCGGCCAGCCCGAACCGCCGCCACCGGCCACCGTCCGGGTAGAGCTTGATCCAGCCGCGGATCGCACCGGCCAGCATGATCGCGGTGCCCAGGTACAGCAGGGCGTGCGACCCGCTCCACGACGTGATGTCGAGGCCGTTGATCCGGTGGTTGATCAGGTCGATGGGCAGCGCGACCAGGAAGATCCCGGTGCCCCACTGCATCAGCCGCAGCGCGGTCCTGTCCGCGCCGTAACCGGTGTAGGTGTGGAACAGCGTCAACCCGACCACGATCACCGTGCCCACGGTGTTGATCAGGTGCGGTGGCGCCAGCTCGTCGCGCAGCCACTTGAAGTGCCAGGCCACGTCCCACGAGGAGCCGATCAGCTTGAGCAGCAGACCGACCAGCCAGAGCTTGTAGAGCCCGGCGACGAGCGCCGGTGGCGTCTCGCGCCCCGGCTCGCCGCGCTCCCAGTACTGGTCGCGGAAACGCGCGACGCGGTTGGTTACCCCCATGTTCACCCGCCCATGATGCGTCCCGGTGGGGGTGGCTGGAAGGGTGCCCCGCCCTGGTATTTCCCGGGATCTCCCCTAGGGGGTGGTCGTGACCAGTGGATTCCCGGTTCGGCTCATGCTAACAGGTGATCGGCGTTGCTCCGAATGGCCGCGACCGGGAAAGGTGCGCCCTGAGAGTTCACTGAGGACCGAGGAGCGCGTGCATGGGCAAGAAGGTCGTGGCCGGCGTCGTCGTCACCGCGTTGGTGCTGGCACTGGTCGCTGCGGTGGCCCGGGTATTCCTAAGCTGACGGCATGGAGAACCTGCTCGGTCCCGAACCCACGTTGCTGCCCGACCGCCCGGAGGCGCAGGCCGCCGCCGAGGCGGGCACCGACCCGGCCAAGATCGTCCGCGCCTACCCCGACTTCAGCGAGGCGTGGGCGCTGCTCGCCGAGCGGGCGTTGCAGACCGGCGACCCGGTCGCCGGGTACGCGTACGCGCGCACCGGCTACCACCGCGGCCTGGACCAGCTGCGCCGCTCGGGGTGGAAGGGCCACGGCCCGGTGCCGTGGTCGCACCGCGGCAACCAGGGCTTCCTGCGCGCGCTGGCGGCCCTGGCCCGGGCCGCCGACGAGATCGGCGAGACCGAGGAGTACGAGCGCTGCCGGAAGTTCCTCGCCGACAGCGACCCGGCGGCGCCCGCCGCGCTCGGCCTGAGCTGACCTCGTGGTGGCCGTGCGCGACGAGGTGGCGCGCAGGCTGAAGCGGTGGCGGAGCACGGCCTTGCCGATCGGCCAGGCCGCGCTCGCCGCCGGCCTGTCCTGGTTCGTCGCCACCGAGGTGGTGGGCCACGCGCACCCGTTCTTCGCGCCGATCGCCGCCGTCGTCTGCCTCGGCGTGTCGCTGGGGCAGCGGCTGCGGCGCGTCGTGGAGCTCGTCGTCGGCGTGTCCGTGGGTGTCGGCGTCGGCGACGTGCTGATCTCGCTGATCGGCTCGGGGCCGTGGCAGATCGCGCTGGTCGTGGCGCTGGCGATGTCGACGGCCGTGCTGCTCGACGGTGGCGCGGTGATCGCGCTGCAGTCCGGGTCGTCGGCGGTGCTGGTCGCGACGCTGCTGCCGCCCAGCGCGGGCGGCGGGCTGGACCGGATGGTGGACGCCCTGGTCGGCGGGCTGGTGGGGCTGGCGGTGACGGCGCTGCTGCCGGCCAACCCGCTGACCGTGGCGCACCGGCAGGCGAAGGTGGTGCTGGGCGAGCTGACCGAGGCGTTGCGCGGTGTGGCGACGGCGGTGTCCGAGCACGACGCCGTGCAGGCCGCGGGCGTGCTGGCGCGGCTGCGCGACAGCCAGGAGGCGGTGGACGAGTTCGCGTCGGCGTTGAGGACCGGCGGCGAGATCGCGACCATCGCGCCGATCCGCCGCCGGCGGCGGCACGAGCTGGGCCGGTACGAGACGGCCGCGGTGCCGGTGGACTACGCGCTGCGCAACACCAGGGTGCTGGCCCGGCGGGCGCTGGCGGCGTTGCGCGACGGCGAGCGGATGCCGGACGTGCTGCCCGACGTGCTGCGGCGGTACGCGGACGCGGTGGACGTGCTGCGGGCAGAGCTGGGGCGCGGTGACGAGCCGAAGAAGGCGCGTGCGGCGATCTGCTCGGCGGCGGCGTGCGCCACGGCGCGGCACCTGGGCGGCGAGGGGTTCTCCACGAAGGTGGTGCTGGCGCAGGTGCGCTCGGTGGCCGTGGACCTGTTGCAGGCCACCGGTCTGTCGCGGAACGAGGCGGCGTCCTCGTTGCCGCCCCTCACGAGGAAGGGCGGCGACGACGTCTAACCCTCGGGACGGTTCAGCACGCCGAGCAGGACGGCGTGCACCGCCTCGTGGTCCTTCTCGTCGGCCAGGCGGCACGACGCGCCGGTGACGGCGTACCACTCCTCCGCGCCCTCGTAGCGCACCAGCGCGCGCAGCTCGCCGTTGTCCAGCGTGGTGCGCAGCTCCAAGTCGCCGGTCACCACGCCGACTTCGTCGGTCATGACGCCGCCGGGTCCGGCCACGAACGCGGAAGACAGGTCAGCCATCGGTGGTCAGCACCTCCCGAGCATGCTCTGCAGTGCAGTCTTCTCCGCCGAGTTCACGCTCAAACCCCACTTGTACTTCGAGCGCGTCCACATCTTGGCGTACGTGCACCAGTAGGAGGTCAGCGGCGGCTTCCACAGCGCCGGGTCCTGGTCGCCCTTGGCCTGGTTGACGTTGTCGGTGACGGCGATGAGCTGCGGGCCGCCCAGGTCGTTGGCGAACGACTGCCGCCGCGACGTGGTCCACGACGACGCCCCGGAGCGCCACGCCTCGGCCAGCGGCACGACGTGGTCGATGTCCACGTCGGACGCCGCGCTCCACGTCGCCCCGTCGTAGGGGCTGTACCAGCGGCCGGAGGTGGCCGCGCAGGCGGAGTCGGTGACCACGTTCGTGCCGTCGCGCTTGAGGACCGTCTCCCGGGTGTTGCAGGCGCCCGAGACGGTGGTCCAGTGCGGGAACAGGTCCCGCGAGTAGCCGCTGGTGGAGCCCTCGGTCGCGACCCTCAGCGCGGCCAGCTCCGCGAGCGCGGTGCTGGTGCTCGGGATGCTCGGCGGCGTCGCCTGGGCGGGGGTGACCAGGCCGACTGCCAGCACACCAGCCAGGAGCAGGGAAAAAGCCGGAAGTCGCAGTGCTGCGGTGAACCGTGCGGTTTTGTTGACCGTTGACATAATTCCGACCTTCCTAGTTGGAAGCTGTCGGAATTACCTTGGGTCAATTCTCCTTCCGTTACAACGCTTTCGAGTGACGCCTGAATGGCGCGCGGGAAAAATCCTCCGTCACTGCACCCCGCGGATCAGCCGCAAATCCTCCGTGTGGCGGTACCAGGTCCACTTGCCCATCGGCCGCGGGTGCGCGACGCCGTCCAAATTCACCTGCACCGGCAGGCAGCCGAGCTGGAACGCGCGCGCCGCCGTGCTGGTCACCTTCTTGCCGAACAGGCGCTTGTGGATCACGTGCACGACCAGGCCCGGCCCGCCCTCCGGGTCGGGCGTGACCTCCAGCCGGGACGCCTGACCCCGAAGCACCACGGTGTCGTCCCCGTAGCCGACGCCGCGCACCGGACCGAGCGACCCGAGGCCGACGAGCACGCCGCCGACGTCGTCCCGCACCAGCGGCACCCGATCGGGATCACCGGACAGGGCGAGGTCGAGCGCGCGGCCCTGGTCGGTGGGCAGGCCCCACAGCCTGGCCACCTCGGACCGCGGGTCCGCCGGGACGAACCCGATCGGCACGTCGGCGAGCCGTTCGGTGCGCAGCAGCCGCAGGACGACCGCGTTGAGGTCGGCGTCGGTGCCGTGCACGACGAGACGTTTGTCACCCGAATCCGCCAGCACGGCGTCCACCTCGGCCTTTCCCGGCCGTTCCGCCACTCGGCGTACCTCGAAACGGTCACCGTCCGTGATCATTGGCGACTGCGAGTTTCCGCAGGCCAGCACGATTCCGCGCACCTTCATCTCCTGGTCTACCCTCAACAGCCGTCCACTGACGGCTCGGCCGTCGCAGGCATTCGGCTCTTACCCGTCCAACCGCTTGGAGTTTCACATGCCGGCCGTCGTGCTGATCGGTGCCCAGTGGGGCGATGAGGGCAAGGGCAAGGCAACCGACCTGCTCGGTGACCGCGTGCAGTGGGTGGTCCGGTACCAGGGCGGCAACAACGCCGGGCACACCGTGGTGCTGCCCGACGGCCAGAAGTTCGCCTTGCACCTGATCCCCTCCGGCATCCTCACCCCTGGCGTGACCAGCGTCATCGGCAACGGTGTCGTGGTCGACCCCGGCGTGCTGCTCGAAGAGCTGGCGGGCCTGGACGAGCAGGGCGTCGACACCAGCAAGCTGCTCATCTCGGCGGACGCGCACTTGATCATGCCCTACCACGTGGCGATCGATAAGGTCACCGAGCGGTACCTGGGCAAGGCCAAGATCGGCACCACCGGCCGCGGCATCGGCCCGTGCTACCAGGACAAGATCGCCCGCGTCGGCGTGCGCGCCCAGGACCTGCTGGACGAGAAGATCCTCCGGCAGAAGGTCGAAGCCGCCCTGGACTTCAAGAACCAGGTGCTGGTCAAGGTCTACAACCGCAAGGCGCTCGACCCCGAGCAGGTCGTGGACAGCGTGCTGGAGCACGGCACCAAGTTCACCTCCCGGATCGCCGACACCCGCCTGCTGCTCAACCAGGCGCTGGAGCGCGGCGAGACCGTGCTGCTGGAGGGCTCGCAGGGCACGCTGCTCGACGTCGACCACGGCACCTACCCGTTCGTGACGTCGTCCAACCCGACCTCCGGCGGCGCCAGCGCGGGCTCCGGCATCGGACCGACGCGGATCACCACGGTCATCGGCATCCTCAAGGCGTACACCACCCGCGTGGGCTCGGGCCCGTTCCCGACCGAGCTGAACGACGAGATGGGCGAGCACCTGCGCAAGACCGGCGGCGAGTTCGGCGTCACGACCGGGCGCTCGCGGCGCACCGGCTGGTTCGACGCCGTGATCGCCCGGTACGCGGCGCGGGTCAACGGCATCACCGACTACTTCCTGACCAAGCTGGACGTGCTGTCCGGCCTGGAGAAGGTGCCGGTCTGCGTCGGCTACACGATCGACGGCGAGCGGGTCGACGAGATGCCGATGACGCAGACCGACGTGCACCACGCCGTGCCGGTGTACGAGGAGCTGCCGGGCTGGTTCGAGGACATCAGCCACTGCCGCACGTTCGAGGAGCTGCCCGCGAACGCCCGCGCGTACGTCGAGCACCTGGAGGACATCTCCGGTGCCCGCATGTCCGCGATCGGCGTCGGCCCGGGCCGCGACCAGACCATCGTGCGCCACGACATGCTGGGCGGCTGACACCCCGGATCGACAATGCCTCCGGCACCGACGCAATCGGTGCCGGAGGCATTTTCACAATTCGGGAGGCGTTGACTGCTTCCGGTCGGATATCGACACTGTGACTCGCTGATCAGCGCGTCCCTGTTCCGAAATCCGCTGGGAGAAATCCGTGTCGGTTTCCACCGCGGGTGTTGTCGCGCGTCCCGAATCCGTGGTGCCCGCGCGTGCGCCCGCAGCAAAACAACGCAAGTGGCCCGATCTGCGCCGCTGGCTGAGCCCCGTCGGGCTGGTCGTGCTGTGGCAGGTCGCGAGCAGCACGGGCGTGCTGCCGCCGGACAAGCTCGCGTCGCCGGTGACCGTGTTCCGGTCCGCGTACGAGCTGGTCGCGAACGGGCAGCTGGTGGAGGCGTTCCTGGTGTCGGCCGGCCGGGTCGCGGTCGGGTTCGCCCTCGGAGCGGTCGTCGGTGGGGCGCTGGGCCTGGCGTCCGGGCTGTCCCGGTGGGGTGAACGGCTGCTCGACCCGCCGGTGCAGATGCTGCGCACGTTGCCGCACCTGGGCCTGATCCCGCTGTTCATCCTGTGGTTCGGCATCGGCGAGGAGCCGAAGCTCGCACTGGTCGCGGCGGGTGTCGCGTTCCCGCTGTACCTCAACCTGCACTCGGGCATCCGGCAGACCGACCCGGCGCTGCTGGAGGCCGCACGCGTCCTCGGCTACACGAGGTTCGAGCGGATCGCGCACGTCGTGCTGCCGTCGGCGGTGCCGCAGACGCTGGTCGGGCTGCGGATCGCGCTCGGCACGGCGTGGTTGTCGCTGATCGTGGGCGAGCAGATCAACGCGGACGCGGGCATCGGCTACCTGATCAACAACGCCCGCGAGTTCCTGCGCACCGACGTCGTCGTGGTCGGCCTGCTGGTCTACGCGCTGCTCGGGCTGACCACGGACGCCCTGGTGCGCGCGCTGGAGAGGAGGGTGCTGCGGTGGCGGGCGCGGTGAGGATCCGGGGGCTGGTCAAGGACTTCGGGCCGCGGCGGGTGCTGGCCGGGCTGGACCTCGACGTGGCGGACGGCGAGTTCGTGGCGCTGCTGGGGCGCAGCGGGTGCGGCAAGTCGACGTTGCTGAGGATCCTGGCCGGG is a window from the Saccharothrix saharensis genome containing:
- a CDS encoding FUSC family protein, whose translation is MVAVRDEVARRLKRWRSTALPIGQAALAAGLSWFVATEVVGHAHPFFAPIAAVVCLGVSLGQRLRRVVELVVGVSVGVGVGDVLISLIGSGPWQIALVVALAMSTAVLLDGGAVIALQSGSSAVLVATLLPPSAGGGLDRMVDALVGGLVGLAVTALLPANPLTVAHRQAKVVLGELTEALRGVATAVSEHDAVQAAGVLARLRDSQEAVDEFASALRTGGEIATIAPIRRRRRHELGRYETAAVPVDYALRNTRVLARRALAALRDGERMPDVLPDVLRRYADAVDVLRAELGRGDEPKKARAAICSAAACATARHLGGEGFSTKVVLAQVRSVAVDLLQATGLSRNEAASSLPPLTRKGGDDV
- a CDS encoding DUF427 domain-containing protein, whose translation is MAIARWNGEIIAESEKTEMVEGNHYFPPESVHTQYFRPSDTTSVCPWKGTASYYTLHVNGAENPDAAWYYPEPKAAAANIKGHVAFWNGVEVTAS
- a CDS encoding ABC transporter permease, which encodes MSVSTAGVVARPESVVPARAPAAKQRKWPDLRRWLSPVGLVVLWQVASSTGVLPPDKLASPVTVFRSAYELVANGQLVEAFLVSAGRVAVGFALGAVVGGALGLASGLSRWGERLLDPPVQMLRTLPHLGLIPLFILWFGIGEEPKLALVAAGVAFPLYLNLHSGIRQTDPALLEAARVLGYTRFERIAHVVLPSAVPQTLVGLRIALGTAWLSLIVGEQINADAGIGYLINNAREFLRTDVVVVGLLVYALLGLTTDALVRALERRVLRWRAR
- a CDS encoding DUF3151 domain-containing protein, coding for MENLLGPEPTLLPDRPEAQAAAEAGTDPAKIVRAYPDFSEAWALLAERALQTGDPVAGYAYARTGYHRGLDQLRRSGWKGHGPVPWSHRGNQGFLRALAALARAADEIGETEEYERCRKFLADSDPAAPAALGLS
- a CDS encoding HNH endonuclease family protein: MSTVNKTARFTAALRLPAFSLLLAGVLAVGLVTPAQATPPSIPSTSTALAELAALRVATEGSTSGYSRDLFPHWTTVSGACNTRETVLKRDGTNVVTDSACAATSGRWYSPYDGATWSAASDVDIDHVVPLAEAWRSGASSWTTSRRQSFANDLGGPQLIAVTDNVNQAKGDQDPALWKPPLTSYWCTYAKMWTRSKYKWGLSVNSAEKTALQSMLGRC
- a CDS encoding adenylosuccinate synthase produces the protein MPAVVLIGAQWGDEGKGKATDLLGDRVQWVVRYQGGNNAGHTVVLPDGQKFALHLIPSGILTPGVTSVIGNGVVVDPGVLLEELAGLDEQGVDTSKLLISADAHLIMPYHVAIDKVTERYLGKAKIGTTGRGIGPCYQDKIARVGVRAQDLLDEKILRQKVEAALDFKNQVLVKVYNRKALDPEQVVDSVLEHGTKFTSRIADTRLLLNQALERGETVLLEGSQGTLLDVDHGTYPFVTSSNPTSGGASAGSGIGPTRITTVIGILKAYTTRVGSGPFPTELNDEMGEHLRKTGGEFGVTTGRSRRTGWFDAVIARYAARVNGITDYFLTKLDVLSGLEKVPVCVGYTIDGERVDEMPMTQTDVHHAVPVYEELPGWFEDISHCRTFEELPANARAYVEHLEDISGARMSAIGVGPGRDQTIVRHDMLGG
- a CDS encoding serine hydrolase domain-containing protein, whose protein sequence is MRTLLRTTTAAVLAAALVGTAAGPASATDRLTDLAEELVAAGAPGVIVRVDDGRRVTEFASQAPWTRRDHRLRPDDRFRVASNTKTVTATIALQLVAEGRLALADPVERWLPGVVPNGGAITVEMLLKQTSGLYDFLDDPRLVGLITGQEPRRWRPAELVAVAVEHPPLFAPGERWDYSNTNYTLAGMVLESASGVTYGELVARRVTGPLRLTDTHLPTDATFPGRHAHGYEPDAEHLAPHLPPGTPPGLGFAGPEHHDHVDVTGIDVSPAWAAGGMTSTARDWQRFQSALLSGRLLPREQLRAMLATVPQDAGTDRYGLGVMEVGTPCGTVWGHTGGLPGYSTHAFADRTGTRTVTVLTTRMERFAPENTAVEQALFHAAVCRMYGR
- the fbaA gene encoding class II fructose-bisphosphate aldolase, whose protein sequence is MPIATPEVYAEMLDRAKANEFAYPAINVTSSETLNAALRGFAEAESDGIIQVSTGGAEFASGTKVKDMVTGAVALAEFAHVVAEKYPVNIALHTDHCPKDKLDGYVRPLVAISQERVDRGLNPLFQSHMWDGSAVPLDENLKIASELLDLTVKAKIILEIEVGVVGGEEDGVAHEINEKLYTSPEDYLKTVDALGAGEKGRYLVAATFGNVHGVYKPGNVKLRPEILKQGQDVVAEKLGLPAGSKPFDLVFHGGSGSLLEEIHEAVTYGVIKMNIDTDTQYAFTRPIVGHMFANYDGVLKVDGEVGNKKAYDPRSYLKAAEQGMAARIAQACEHLKSSGRMIAG